A section of the Kluyveromyces lactis strain NRRL Y-1140 chromosome F complete sequence genome encodes:
- the CHL1 gene encoding DNA helicase (similar to uniprot|P22516 Saccharomyces cerevisiae YPL008W), which translates to MGKNFHHPYQPYDIQTQLMEHIYELLNSGKKVGIFESPTGTGKTLSLICSTVTWLREHKLEKLNSKVDNDNLSDSTFSSSDDEPEWVNQFYNDKIMKEKSKSLQEYENYLEGLSMSNIKPVLRQLDIGDRKRKKTVPRHIEIEIEDDETNFLPEPYEQDSVSNQNDYEKGQINDEIQKLLAKIDKGYDVKTENNMELKSPLKIYFSSRTHSQLTQFASQLTLPSFPPSSPTLEKERIKFLPLASRKQLCIHAKVSKLKSDLINDACVETVKRQECQFYTNSRDLISSKQFRDYTFSEISDIEDLVQLGHSLHVCPYYSSRTALEGAEIVTLPYQHILSFEIRESLGINLKDSIVIIDEAHNLMDTITSIYSCEISLSDIKICKKLMKIYLNKFKRKLNGKNRVNIMKLMKLLDILQAFIESHFEKGKEISPQSMFRDSNADLLNIHELVTYMRGSKIAYKIDSYADSKLKSDESNTNSVKQPILFKISKFVLSLSNPSFEGSFFFEEGMIIKYMLLEPNQIFKTIVNDSKCVILAGGTMQPTSEFIENLLPFVPSKDIVQFSCNHIIPESNLDTFIVSEGFNFNYESRNNESVMCKLYDFLLELGCRVPHGIVVFFPSYGYLEHVIKFWQLEEIFEKLSMNKRIFYETPGGSDILPQYSSTILDKKKGAFLFSVVGGKLSEGINFQDNLARAVVMVGLPYPNLYSSELLVKKRHIEQKVISAGGSLKDAKSATIEFYENICMKAVNQSIGRAIRHANDYACIYLVDNRYLNNKVQHKLSEWVRKRVKSELKTSEIFAQTSVFFASNR; encoded by the coding sequence ATGGGTAAGAATTTCCATCATCCTTATCAGCCTTATGATATTCAGACACAGTTAATGGAACATATATATGAGCTACTGAATTCTGGTAAGAAAGTTGGTATCTTTGAAAGTCCTACAGGCACCGGTAAAACTTTATCTCTGATCTGTAGCACTGTAACTTGGTTGCGTGAGCATAAATtagaaaaattgaatagCAAAGTGGACAATGACAATTTGTCGGATTCTACtttctcatcttctgaCGACGAACCAGAATGGGTGAATCAGTTCTATAACGATAAAATTATGAAGGAGAAATCCAAAAGTTTGCAAGAATACGAAAACTATTTAGAGGGACTTTCCATGTCCAACATAAAACCTGTACTAAGGCAACTCGACATTGGCGacagaaagagaaaaaagacAGTTCCTCGACATatagaaattgaaattgaggATGATGAAACTAATTTCCTTCCAGAGCCCTATGAACAAGATTcggtttcaaatcaaaacGATTATGAGAAGGGCCAGATAAATGACGAAATTCAGAAGCTACTAGCTAAAATTGACAAAGGATATGATGtaaaaacagaaaataacatggaattgaaatcCCCCTTGAAAATTTACTTCTCATCAAGAACTCATTCACAGTTAACTCAATTTGCATCTCAATTGACTTTGCCATCTTTTCCGCCGTCATCACCTACACTAGAAAAAGAACGCATCAAATTTTTACCACTTGCCTCAAGAAAACAATTGTGTATCCATGCGAAGGTATCAAAGCTAAAAAGTGACTTGATAAATGACGCCTGTGTCGAAACAGTGAAACGGCAAGAATGCCAGTTTTATACCAATTCTAGGGAcctgatttcttcaaagcaatTCCGTGATTATACATTCTCAGAAATTAGTGACATCGAAGACCTGGTTCAGTTGGGACATTCCCTCCATGTGTGCCCGTACTACTCATCAAGGACAGCATTGGAGGGTGCCGAAATAGTGACCCTGCCTTACCAGCATATATTGTCCTTTGAAATTCGAGAGTCTCTTGGGATCAATCTTAAAGACAGCATTGTGATAATAGATGAGGCCCACAACTTGATGGATACTATAACATCTATATATAGCTGCGAAATATCGCTGTCTGATATTAAAATCTGcaagaagttgatgaaaatttACCTCAACAAGTTTAAAAGGAAACTCAACGGAAAAAACCGTGTCAACATAATGAAGCTTATGAAATTATTGGATATACTGCAAGCATTTATAGAATCTCACTTTGAGAaagggaaagaaatttcacCACAGTCAATGTTTCGAGATAGTAATGCGGATTTATTAAACATCCATGAGCTGGTAACTTATATGAGAGGCTCCAAAATTGCATATAAAATTGACAGTTACGCAGATTCAAAGCTCAAATCTGATGAAAGTAATACAAACTCTGTGAAGCaaccaattcttttcaaaatctcaaaatttGTTTTGTCCCTATCAAATCCCTCTTTTGAAGGTTCGTTCTTTTTCGAAGAAGGAATGATAATCAAATACATGCTGCTGGAACCCAATCAGATTTTCAAGACAATAGTAAACGACAGTAAATGCGTTATTCTTGCTGGTGGAACGATGCAACCTACTTCCGAATTCATAGAGAATCTTCTGCCTTTTGTTCCTTCAAAAGATATCGTACAGTTTTCTTGCAATCATATTATACCAGAATCAAACCTTGATACGTTTATCGTATCTGAGggattcaatttcaactaTGAAAGCAGAAATAACGAATCAGTAATGTGCAAGCTTTATGACTTCCTTCTGGAACTTGGCTGCAGAGTACCTCATGGTATTGTAGTATTTTTTCCCAGTTATGGGTATCTTGAGCACGTTATCAAATTTTGGCAATTGGAGGAAATTTTCGAAAAACTGTCTATGAATAAGAGAATATTCTATGAGACTCCTGGTGGAAGTGATATACTGCCACAATATTCCTCGACGATTCtcgataaaaaaaaaggtgCCTTTCTATTCTCAGTGGTGGGAGGTAAACTCTCCGAGGGCATAAATTTCCAAGATAACCTAGCGAGAGCAGTTGTTATGGTAGGCCTTCCATATCCAAATCTCTATAGTAGTGAACTACTTGTCAAAAAACGGCATATCGAGCAAAAGGTGATATCTGCCGGAGGTTCTTTAAAAGACGCTAAGTCAGCAACTATCGAATTCTATGAGAATATATGTATGAAGGCTGTTAATCAGAGTATAGGAAGAGCAATTCGACACGCAAATGATTACGCATGCATATATCTCGTAGACAATAGATACTTAAACAATAAAGTTCAACATAAACTGTCTGAATGGGTCAGAAAGAGGGTTAAGTCGGAACTTAAAACTTCAGAGATATTTGCACAGACTTCTGTGTTTTTTGCATCTAATCGATGA